A stretch of the Thiomicrorhabdus xiamenensis genome encodes the following:
- a CDS encoding ferric reductase-like transmembrane domain-containing protein translates to MKPIKIAFGLIFLSLSGLWLLADSLLPEPMSYFAFRGVFVQYSGVIAIGVMSVAMILALRPVWFEARLNGLDKMYRLHKWLGITALVFAVLHWWWALGTKWMVGWGWLERPERGPRSQEQLPALEQWFRDQRGLAESLGEWAFYIAAVLMILALLKWFPYHWFKKTHKWLAAVYLVLAFHSVVLMDFDYWRQPVGWVMAALLLAGTVSAILVLLGRVGHSRQVRGTIQSISSYPGVRAIEGSIRVDQTWPGHEPGQFAFVTSNTSEGAHPYTIASAWDPKKPCLTFIVKELGDWTHKLHSRLHVGMPVTVEGPYGCFHFKDHQPRQIWIGAGIGITPFIARMKHLAKHPGNQKVDLFHVTSEYDQQAIDKLRADAEAANIRLHLIVTPKDGRLTPEQIRETVPEWLLSSIWFCGPSGFGEHLHRDFIDHGLPSEDFHQELFAMR, encoded by the coding sequence TTGAAACCGATTAAAATTGCTTTTGGATTGATTTTCCTGTCATTGAGCGGCCTCTGGCTACTCGCGGATTCTCTTCTGCCCGAGCCGATGAGCTATTTCGCTTTTCGCGGCGTCTTCGTGCAGTACTCCGGCGTAATCGCCATCGGCGTCATGAGTGTGGCGATGATCCTGGCACTGCGTCCGGTCTGGTTTGAAGCGCGCCTGAACGGTTTGGACAAGATGTACCGTCTGCATAAGTGGCTGGGGATCACCGCTCTGGTTTTTGCCGTTCTGCACTGGTGGTGGGCTCTGGGCACTAAATGGATGGTCGGCTGGGGCTGGCTGGAACGCCCTGAGCGCGGACCAAGAAGCCAGGAGCAACTGCCAGCCCTAGAGCAATGGTTCCGCGACCAGCGCGGACTCGCCGAGAGCCTTGGAGAATGGGCATTTTATATTGCCGCCGTCCTGATGATTCTGGCACTGCTCAAATGGTTTCCGTATCACTGGTTCAAGAAAACACACAAATGGCTGGCCGCCGTCTATCTGGTCCTCGCCTTCCACAGTGTCGTGCTGATGGACTTCGACTATTGGCGCCAGCCGGTCGGCTGGGTAATGGCCGCGCTGCTGCTGGCGGGAACCGTGTCCGCCATACTGGTTCTGCTCGGTCGCGTCGGTCACAGCAGACAAGTTCGCGGAACGATCCAGTCGATCTCGTCCTACCCGGGGGTACGCGCAATCGAAGGAAGCATCCGCGTAGATCAGACCTGGCCTGGCCACGAGCCCGGACAGTTTGCATTTGTCACCTCAAACACCTCGGAAGGCGCGCATCCCTATACCATCGCTTCCGCCTGGGATCCGAAGAAACCCTGTTTGACCTTTATCGTTAAAGAGTTGGGCGATTGGACGCACAAACTGCACTCGCGCCTGCACGTCGGCATGCCGGTCACGGTTGAAGGGCCATACGGCTGCTTCCACTTTAAGGACCATCAGCCTCGGCAGATCTGGATCGGCGCCGGAATCGGAATCACGCCTTTTATCGCCAGAATGAAACATTTGGCCAAGCATCCCGGAAACCAGAAAGTCGACCTGTTTCATGTCACCTCGGAATACGACCAACAGGCGATCGACAAATTGCGCGCCGATGCCGAAGCCGCTAACATCCGTTTACACCTGATCGTGACACCGAAAGACGGACGCCTGACGCCGGAACAAATTCGCGAAACGGTACCGGAATGGCTGCTGAGCAGTATCTGGTTCTGCGGTCCAAGCGGTTTCGGCGAGCACCTGCATCGGGATTTCATCGACCACGGTCTGCCAAGCGAAGACTTCCATCAGGAATTGTTTGCCATGCGTTAA
- a CDS encoding YaeQ family protein, producing MALKPTVYKFKISLSDLNRSHYDAISLTVAKHPSENDERMMTRLLAYCLNAQEGLDFGAGLSEVDDPAISLTTLDDQLALWIDVGEPAVDRIKKASRKAQKVRVYSFNSKSDVWWEQGQAQFSRLEVDVYRFNWNEIQAFAAMLERTMDFSVTISGNSAYIAAAKGECEVHWEALLEKE from the coding sequence GTGGCGCTGAAACCGACCGTTTATAAATTCAAAATCTCGCTGTCCGATCTGAACCGTTCGCACTATGATGCGATCAGTCTGACGGTGGCCAAACACCCTTCGGAGAATGACGAGCGCATGATGACGCGTTTGCTGGCGTACTGCCTTAATGCGCAGGAAGGATTGGATTTCGGTGCCGGTTTGAGCGAGGTTGATGATCCGGCGATTTCTCTGACCACTCTGGATGATCAGCTGGCACTATGGATCGATGTCGGCGAACCGGCGGTCGATAGAATCAAAAAGGCCAGTCGCAAAGCGCAAAAGGTCAGAGTCTATAGTTTCAACAGCAAATCCGATGTCTGGTGGGAGCAGGGGCAGGCACAGTTCAGCCGTCTGGAGGTCGATGTTTACCGCTTCAACTGGAATGAAATTCAGGCCTTTGCCGCCATGTTGGAACGCACCATGGATTTTTCGGTCACCATTAGCGGCAACTCCGCTTATATCGCGGCGGCGAAAGGGGAGTGCGAAGTGCATTGGGAAGCCTTGCTAGAGAAAGAATGA
- a CDS encoding malic enzyme-like NAD(P)-binding protein, with product MKQAALNYHREAKPGKLSVEITKPADTQQDLSLAYSPGVAEPVKEIMADSQLAYDYTIKGNLVAVVTNGTATLGLGNTGALASKPVMEGKALLFKRFANIDSFDIEIDETDVDKFVEIVTKIAPTFGGINLEDIAAPACFEIEQKLIEALDIPVFHDDQHGTAIICVAALLNALQIQNKALADAKIVCVGAGAAGIAILNLLLESGAQHDNILLLDSKGVVHSGRDDLNVYKQAFAVETDKRTLTDAMQAADVFLGLSVANLLTAEMLLSMAARPVVLAMANPDPEVLPEAALAIRDDIIIGTGRSDYPNQVNNVLGFPYIFRAALDCRAKEINSEMKLACVEALRNLAKEPVSQQVLDAYGLRELSFGKDYILPKPTDSRLLQQLPPAIIQAAKASGVAREVLGTTTERFYSAESE from the coding sequence ATGAAGCAGGCTGCACTGAACTACCATCGAGAGGCTAAGCCAGGTAAGTTGTCGGTGGAAATTACAAAACCGGCAGATACCCAGCAGGATTTGAGTCTTGCCTACAGTCCGGGGGTTGCGGAACCCGTCAAAGAGATCATGGCGGATAGTCAACTCGCTTATGACTACACCATCAAAGGCAATCTGGTGGCGGTGGTTACCAATGGGACGGCAACTTTAGGGCTGGGCAATACCGGCGCTTTGGCTTCCAAGCCGGTCATGGAGGGTAAAGCCTTGCTCTTCAAACGTTTTGCCAATATCGACAGCTTTGATATTGAAATCGATGAAACCGATGTCGATAAGTTTGTTGAAATCGTCACTAAAATTGCGCCGACTTTTGGCGGTATTAATCTGGAAGACATTGCCGCACCTGCCTGTTTTGAAATCGAACAGAAATTGATTGAAGCGCTGGATATACCGGTTTTTCACGACGATCAGCACGGCACCGCGATTATCTGCGTTGCCGCGCTGCTAAATGCTTTACAAATTCAAAATAAAGCTTTAGCGGATGCCAAAATCGTGTGTGTCGGCGCCGGGGCGGCGGGGATCGCGATTCTGAACCTGCTTTTGGAGAGTGGCGCTCAACACGACAATATTCTGCTCTTGGATTCCAAGGGCGTAGTCCACTCCGGGCGCGATGACCTGAATGTTTATAAACAAGCTTTTGCGGTTGAAACCGATAAGCGCACTCTAACGGATGCGATGCAAGCCGCGGATGTTTTCCTAGGGTTGTCGGTTGCGAATCTGTTGACCGCAGAAATGTTGTTGTCCATGGCCGCCAGGCCGGTGGTACTCGCGATGGCAAATCCGGACCCAGAAGTTTTGCCGGAAGCGGCACTGGCTATTCGTGACGATATTATTATCGGCACAGGTCGCAGCGACTACCCGAATCAGGTTAACAATGTGCTCGGCTTTCCATATATTTTTCGCGCTGCTTTGGATTGTCGCGCCAAAGAGATCAATTCTGAAATGAAACTGGCTTGCGTGGAAGCCCTGAGAAATCTGGCAAAAGAACCGGTTTCTCAACAAGTGTTAGATGCCTATGGTTTGCGGGAACTGAGCTTCGGCAAAGATTATATTTTGCCAAAACCTACCGATTCACGGCTTCTGCAACAACTTCCTCCTGCTATTATCCAGGCCGCAAAAGCAAGTGGTGTTGCGAGGGAGGTATTGGGAACCACAACGGAACGGTTTTATTCAGCGGAGTCCGAATAA
- a CDS encoding response regulator has product MRSLKILLVEDNEIFQQIQAHMLTRLGHEVVTASSAQKALATLKLFAFDVILMDLVMPEMDGFECAREIKAMNVQTPIVALSGNDSQETKDACFEAGMSGYLKKPTDKDTFEFMMQQVLAQ; this is encoded by the coding sequence TTGCGATCTTTAAAAATTTTATTGGTTGAAGACAACGAGATCTTCCAACAGATTCAAGCGCACATGCTCACCAGACTGGGGCATGAAGTCGTTACCGCATCCAGTGCTCAAAAAGCGCTGGCCACGTTAAAACTCTTTGCATTCGATGTCATCCTGATGGATTTGGTTATGCCGGAAATGGACGGTTTCGAGTGCGCGAGAGAAATTAAGGCCATGAACGTCCAGACCCCCATCGTTGCCTTGAGCGGCAACGATTCTCAAGAGACGAAAGACGCCTGCTTTGAAGCAGGAATGAGTGGTTACTTAAAAAAACCGACCGACAAAGATACTTTTGAATTCATGATGCAACAGGTTCTCGCTCAATAG
- a CDS encoding methyl-accepting chemotaxis protein, which translates to MSSGNEYFLADDLVILSTSDLVGNIVDYNEGFREASGYSDVELTGKPHNILRHPDMPKEAFVDFWKTLQAGRPWQGLVKNKRKNGDYYWVMANATPIMEGGKITGYLSVRYPATDQQKQYATKLYADIKAGKASFPWTKQEPKAKQFTLPFISLAVALIAIIGLALQAQSSTLTWGLAALGMVALIATVGSILKSGSLSKGVKNGIEQVANGNLQEAVADKTELGFLINMLRTRVAESEAKSYDAAKNAAVLTTAMNSASTNLMVADAEFNIKSINQSLAEMFKRNEQSLQKALPNFRADKVVGSNMDVFHKDPAHQRKMVQALMEPWSGNLTVSDLILELTVVPIIRQNQKVGYVVEWLDKTNQIKNINDITRVLRHIEEGDFNYRVDVFPGDLEELGNTINSTMTTLGGVMSSISDVMTAQAQGDLTKELPAGVFKGQVHDLKNAINFSSHKIKEVVGMTSEVSISVDTAAREVAQGSLALSGRVQQQASALEETSATMEQMNSQVQSSSTNAQEANRVSIDVQSKVGQGVGVMQQTIQAMTAIEESSHKIADIVTLIDSIAFQTNLLALNAAVEAARAGEHGRGFAVVASEVRNLAQKSAEAAKEIKTLIDETVGRVSQGSTLASESGEMLNDINQSIEQVTNMVSQIAQAAQEQAEGVQQVHQAISQIDSATQQNAALVEETSASAENLRHQAETLRNEMAYFDLGDTQVLDASKYSLTKKENS; encoded by the coding sequence ATGAGTTCAGGCAACGAATATTTTTTGGCGGACGATCTAGTCATTCTATCGACGTCGGATCTGGTAGGTAATATTGTCGATTACAACGAAGGTTTCAGAGAAGCCTCCGGTTACAGCGATGTCGAACTTACCGGCAAACCGCACAATATTCTGCGCCATCCGGACATGCCTAAAGAAGCCTTTGTCGATTTCTGGAAAACACTGCAAGCCGGCAGACCGTGGCAAGGCCTGGTCAAGAACAAGCGCAAAAACGGCGATTATTACTGGGTCATGGCGAATGCCACCCCCATTATGGAAGGGGGCAAGATCACCGGCTATCTCTCGGTAAGATACCCGGCCACAGATCAGCAGAAACAATACGCCACCAAACTGTATGCGGATATTAAAGCCGGCAAAGCCAGCTTTCCATGGACCAAACAGGAACCGAAAGCCAAACAGTTCACCCTGCCATTTATCAGCCTTGCTGTCGCTCTGATCGCGATTATCGGGTTGGCTCTGCAAGCGCAGTCCTCCACCTTAACCTGGGGGCTGGCTGCTCTGGGCATGGTTGCATTGATTGCAACGGTTGGGTCGATTTTAAAAAGTGGCAGCCTGTCTAAAGGGGTAAAAAACGGTATTGAACAGGTCGCCAACGGCAACCTTCAGGAAGCCGTGGCCGACAAAACCGAACTGGGCTTTCTGATCAATATGCTGCGCACTCGCGTCGCCGAATCGGAAGCAAAAAGTTACGATGCCGCCAAAAACGCCGCCGTATTGACCACGGCGATGAACAGCGCCAGTACCAATCTAATGGTGGCCGATGCGGAATTTAATATTAAGAGCATCAACCAGTCACTGGCCGAGATGTTCAAACGCAACGAACAAAGCCTGCAAAAAGCGCTGCCGAACTTCAGAGCGGATAAGGTCGTCGGTTCCAATATGGACGTCTTCCACAAAGACCCTGCGCATCAGCGCAAAATGGTGCAGGCGCTTATGGAGCCGTGGAGCGGAAATCTGACCGTTTCGGATCTGATTCTGGAACTTACCGTAGTGCCGATTATCCGTCAGAACCAGAAAGTCGGTTATGTGGTCGAATGGCTGGATAAGACCAATCAGATTAAAAACATCAACGACATTACCCGCGTTCTGCGTCACATTGAAGAAGGTGATTTCAACTACCGGGTCGATGTCTTCCCAGGCGACCTGGAGGAACTGGGCAATACCATCAACAGCACCATGACCACCCTCGGCGGCGTCATGAGTTCGATCAGCGATGTCATGACGGCTCAGGCACAGGGCGATTTAACCAAAGAGTTGCCGGCCGGTGTCTTTAAAGGCCAGGTTCATGATCTGAAAAATGCCATCAACTTCTCTTCGCACAAAATTAAAGAAGTGGTCGGCATGACCTCTGAGGTTTCCATCTCCGTGGATACCGCGGCGCGCGAAGTCGCGCAGGGCTCTCTGGCTCTGAGCGGAAGAGTCCAACAGCAGGCGTCCGCTCTGGAAGAAACTTCCGCCACCATGGAGCAAATGAACTCACAGGTGCAGAGCAGCAGTACCAACGCACAGGAAGCCAACAGAGTATCTATCGACGTTCAGAGCAAAGTCGGACAAGGTGTCGGCGTTATGCAGCAGACGATTCAGGCGATGACGGCCATCGAAGAATCCAGCCATAAGATTGCCGATATTGTAACCCTGATCGACAGCATCGCCTTCCAGACCAACCTGCTGGCGTTGAATGCCGCAGTAGAAGCGGCCAGAGCAGGCGAACATGGGCGCGGTTTTGCGGTCGTTGCCTCGGAAGTCCGCAATTTGGCGCAAAAATCTGCCGAAGCGGCTAAGGAGATCAAAACACTGATCGATGAAACCGTTGGCCGCGTCAGTCAGGGCTCGACACTGGCTTCCGAATCGGGCGAAATGCTGAACGACATCAACCAGTCGATCGAACAGGTGACCAATATGGTTTCGCAAATCGCACAGGCCGCGCAGGAACAGGCAGAAGGCGTGCAACAGGTTCACCAGGCGATCAGTCAGATCGACAGTGCCACTCAACAGAATGCCGCTTTGGTTGAAGAGACCAGCGCTTCTGCGGAAAACTTGCGACATCAGGCCGAGACCCTGCGTAATGAAATGGCCTATTTTGATCTAGGGGATACTCAGGTGCTGGATGCGTCGAAATATTCATTAACCAAAAAAGAAAATTCCTAA
- the dbpA gene encoding ATP-dependent RNA helicase DbpA, translated as MTHSSDSFSELALRPELLGALQNLNFTAMTPIQAQSVPFILNGDDLIAQAKTGSGKTVAFGLGLLQKLEPKWFSTQALVLCPTRELAEQVATEIRKLASQIENVKLLTLCGGTPFKPQAASLEYGAHIVVGTPGRVEDHVKRGTLFLDDLNVLVLDEADRMLEMGFEESLTTIIEQTPDERQSLLFSATFPDSIQQLAAHILQNPQHVKVESVHNDNAIRQHFYQVANEAERQKAVKLVLLAHQTTSAVVFCNTKREVQDLTDDLKTQGFSAVALHGDLEQRERDQTLIQFANQSATVLVATDVAARGLDIDSVEVVINYHLAHDPEVHIHRIGRTGRAGKSGFACSLISDKQNYKVALLEEALGFEIETEALPDDSVLMQRPIKAPMVTLQIDGGKKSKIRPGDILGALTGDGGIAGDQVGKIKVTAMRSYVAVSKNVSQQALNQLNHGKLKGRKTRARFLN; from the coding sequence TTGACACATTCTTCCGACTCTTTTTCTGAACTTGCCCTACGCCCTGAATTGCTTGGCGCATTGCAAAACCTGAACTTCACCGCCATGACGCCGATTCAGGCGCAGAGCGTGCCGTTTATTTTGAATGGCGACGACCTGATTGCGCAAGCCAAAACCGGTTCGGGAAAGACCGTTGCTTTCGGTTTGGGCTTACTGCAAAAGCTGGAACCGAAGTGGTTTTCAACGCAGGCGTTGGTATTATGCCCGACCCGAGAACTGGCGGAACAGGTGGCGACCGAAATCCGCAAACTCGCCAGTCAGATCGAAAACGTCAAACTGCTGACCCTGTGCGGCGGTACGCCTTTTAAACCGCAAGCGGCTTCACTGGAATACGGCGCGCATATTGTGGTCGGCACACCGGGACGTGTGGAAGATCACGTAAAACGCGGTACGCTGTTTTTGGATGATCTGAATGTACTGGTGCTGGACGAAGCCGACCGCATGCTGGAGATGGGCTTTGAAGAGTCATTGACCACCATTATCGAACAAACGCCGGACGAACGCCAAAGTCTGCTCTTCAGCGCGACCTTTCCGGATTCGATTCAACAACTCGCCGCGCATATTCTGCAGAATCCGCAGCACGTTAAAGTTGAATCTGTACACAATGACAACGCCATTCGCCAGCACTTTTATCAGGTTGCCAATGAGGCCGAACGTCAAAAAGCGGTCAAACTGGTTTTGCTGGCGCATCAGACCACTTCTGCAGTGGTGTTCTGCAATACCAAACGCGAAGTGCAGGATTTGACCGACGACCTTAAGACGCAAGGATTCAGCGCCGTGGCGCTACATGGCGATCTGGAGCAGCGCGAACGCGACCAGACCCTGATTCAGTTTGCCAATCAAAGTGCAACCGTACTGGTCGCCACCGATGTCGCAGCGCGCGGTCTGGATATCGATTCGGTCGAAGTAGTCATCAACTATCATCTGGCGCACGATCCGGAAGTGCATATTCACCGTATCGGGCGCACCGGCCGTGCCGGTAAAAGCGGTTTTGCCTGCTCGCTGATCAGCGACAAGCAAAATTACAAAGTGGCACTGCTGGAAGAAGCCTTAGGGTTTGAGATTGAAACCGAAGCGCTCCCCGACGATTCCGTACTGATGCAACGCCCGATCAAAGCCCCGATGGTGACCCTGCAAATTGACGGCGGCAAGAAAAGTAAAATCCGCCCGGGCGATATTTTAGGCGCGCTGACCGGAGACGGCGGCATTGCCGGAGATCAGGTCGGCAAAATAAAAGTCACAGCGATGCGTTCCTATGTTGCGGTCAGCAAGAACGTCAGTCAGCAAGCTCTGAATCAACTGAACCATGGCAAACTGAAAGGACGTAAAACGCGCGCACGTTTTTTGAATTGA
- a CDS encoding YaeQ family protein, producing the protein MALKPTVYKFKVSLSDMNRSHYDALNLTVAKHPSENDERMMTRLLAYCLNAQEDLSFGAGLNDVDAPSISLTTLDDQIALWVDVGEPAFERIKKAKRKASQVKVYSFNSKSDVWWEQGRSQFSQLPVDVYRFNWDEIQTLAGMLERTMDFSVTISGNSAYIATAKGECEVAWETLQEQA; encoded by the coding sequence ATGGCGCTCAAACCGACCGTATATAAATTTAAAGTTTCTCTGTCAGATATGAATCGCTCGCATTATGATGCTTTGAATTTAACGGTGGCCAAACATCCGTCGGAAAACGACGAGCGCATGATGACGCGCTTACTGGCTTATTGCCTGAATGCTCAGGAGGATTTAAGTTTTGGCGCCGGGCTAAACGATGTGGATGCCCCTTCGATTAGCTTAACCACCTTGGATGACCAGATTGCGCTGTGGGTGGATGTGGGCGAACCTGCGTTTGAGCGCATTAAAAAGGCGAAGCGTAAAGCCAGTCAGGTCAAGGTGTACAGCTTTAACAGCAAGTCCGATGTGTGGTGGGAGCAAGGCCGCTCGCAATTTAGTCAGCTACCGGTCGATGTCTATCGTTTTAACTGGGATGAAATTCAAACTTTGGCTGGGATGCTAGAGCGTACAATGGATTTCTCAGTCACCATCAGCGGTAACTCGGCCTATATTGCAACGGCAAAAGGCGAATGTGAAGTCGCTTGGGAAACCTTGCAGGAACAAGCGTAA
- a CDS encoding VF530 family DNA-binding protein, protein MTKQSNTPNLEQTSTQRNNPLHGLTLKTIVSELVEYYGWDGLAEKAPMNCFKNNPSLNSSLKFLRKTPWARDKIEQLYLFTQREIARQKKARDDR, encoded by the coding sequence ATGACAAAACAGTCGAATACGCCAAACTTGGAACAAACCTCTACCCAACGCAATAATCCATTGCATGGTCTTACCTTAAAAACGATTGTCAGTGAGCTGGTCGAATATTACGGCTGGGATGGTTTAGCAGAGAAAGCACCGATGAACTGTTTCAAAAATAACCCAAGCCTCAACTCTAGCTTGAAGTTCTTGCGTAAAACCCCTTGGGCAAGAGATAAAATCGAACAACTCTATCTATTCACACAACGAGAAATCGCCCGTCAGAAAAAAGCGAGAGACGATCGTTAG
- a CDS encoding nucleotidyltransferase family protein: MLQLTEQQSLEVLRIVNSIIDEPHAVFAYGSRTKDQARPYSDLDLLVRADEKLPIEKLYKLKDAFEFSDLPFRVDVQDWYALNDSFKHNIESSLIKLN, from the coding sequence ATGCTTCAACTCACCGAGCAGCAATCTCTGGAAGTTCTTCGTATCGTTAACAGTATTATCGATGAACCCCATGCTGTTTTTGCCTATGGCTCCAGAACAAAAGATCAAGCCAGACCTTATTCTGATTTAGATTTACTCGTCAGAGCCGACGAAAAACTTCCTATCGAAAAACTCTACAAGCTCAAAGATGCTTTTGAATTTTCTGATTTACCATTTAGAGTAGATGTTCAAGATTGGTATGCTTTAAATGACAGTTTTAAGCATAATATTGAAAGCTCGTTAATCAAACTGAATTAG
- a CDS encoding nucleotidyltransferase substrate binding protein has translation MDNKLDFTALEKAISRLDESLKVVDEFKSTDSSPLLRTLVSGVVQHFEFTYELSWKFIKRWLGENLGKSQVDGVSRQELFRLAAEYQLIDSVENWMLFHRARNETSHTYNENTADEVFKVAVQFLPEASKLLNALKAKG, from the coding sequence ATGGATAATAAACTTGATTTCACAGCATTAGAAAAAGCGATTTCTAGACTTGATGAAAGCCTAAAAGTCGTTGATGAATTCAAATCTACCGACTCCTCACCTCTGCTCCGCACTTTAGTTTCAGGCGTAGTTCAACATTTTGAATTCACTTATGAACTCAGCTGGAAGTTCATTAAACGCTGGCTGGGTGAGAACTTGGGTAAAAGCCAAGTCGATGGTGTATCACGCCAAGAGTTGTTTCGTTTAGCCGCCGAGTACCAACTGATTGACTCGGTAGAAAACTGGATGCTATTTCACCGCGCTCGTAATGAAACCAGCCATACCTACAATGAAAATACAGCTGATGAAGTGTTTAAAGTCGCAGTGCAATTTTTGCCAGAAGCAAGCAAGCTACTCAATGCATTGAAAGCCAAAGGTTAA